A region of Flavobacterium indicum GPTSA100-9 = DSM 17447 DNA encodes the following proteins:
- a CDS encoding NAD(P)H-dependent flavin oxidoreductase produces MKKATLTELLQIKHPIIMAPMFLVSNTKMVIEGMKNGVAGCIPALNYRTIEELQMAIKELKAAKVEGGSYGFNLIVNKSNIKYKEQLRVLCEEKVDFIITSLGSPEETIKEAHKHGVKVFCDVTDLNFAKKVESCGADALIAVNNQAGGHRGEIDPEQLIKMLNEGTSLPVISAGGVGNKADIDKMLNFGAIGVSVGSPFIASEESGVSKEYKQACVDYGAKDIVVTERISGTPCTVINTPYVQKVGTKQPWIERILNKNKKLKKWVKMFRFYVGMKATEKAATEVTYKTVWVAGPSIETTHAIEPIAEIIKKFI; encoded by the coding sequence ATGAAAAAAGCTACTTTAACTGAACTATTACAGATAAAACATCCTATAATAATGGCTCCTATGTTTTTAGTTTCCAATACGAAAATGGTTATTGAAGGCATGAAGAATGGCGTTGCTGGTTGTATACCTGCCTTAAATTATAGAACAATTGAAGAACTTCAAATGGCTATTAAGGAATTAAAAGCGGCAAAAGTTGAGGGTGGCAGTTATGGATTTAATCTAATTGTAAACAAATCAAACATAAAATACAAAGAGCAATTACGTGTTCTTTGTGAGGAAAAAGTAGATTTCATCATTACTTCACTTGGAAGTCCAGAAGAGACCATTAAAGAAGCTCATAAACATGGTGTAAAAGTTTTTTGTGATGTGACCGACTTAAATTTTGCTAAAAAAGTAGAAAGTTGTGGTGCTGATGCATTAATTGCAGTAAACAATCAGGCTGGCGGGCACAGAGGGGAGATCGATCCAGAGCAATTAATTAAAATGTTAAATGAAGGTACTTCCCTACCTGTTATTTCAGCAGGTGGTGTTGGAAACAAAGCCGATATAGATAAAATGTTAAATTTTGGAGCTATTGGTGTTTCAGTAGGAAGTCCGTTTATTGCTTCGGAGGAATCTGGTGTCTCTAAAGAATACAAACAAGCTTGTGTAGATTATGGAGCAAAAGATATTGTCGTAACCGAACGCATTTCTGGCACTCCATGTACTGTGATTAACACTCCCTATGTTCAAAAAGTTGGGACGAAACAACCTTGGATTGAACGCATTCTAAACAAGAATAAGAAATTAAAAAAATGGGTTAAAATGTTTCGCTTTTATGTTGGTATGAAAGCCACTGAAAAAGCCGCTACAGAAGTGACCTATAAAACGGTGTGGGTGGCCGGACCCAGTATTGAAACGACCCATGCAATAGAACCGATAGCAGAAATTATAAAAAAATTCATTTAA
- a CDS encoding sulfite exporter TauE/SafE family protein encodes MEFLIYFIVLALLAEIIGTVGGFGSSMLFIPIASYFLDFHVVLGITAIYHVSSNLSKIYFFKEGFDKKLLLEVGIPSVLFVLIGAFLSKFVSGKTLEFILAIFLILLSVLLLIFKNFIIKPTTSNSVIGGALSGFIAGLLGTGGAIRGIVLSSYSLKPNLFIATSAMIDLGIDVSRSIVYTSNGFLQKKYIYLIPILIVISIVGTYIGKRIVNLLTEKQFKTTVLFLILATGIFTLIKSFNS; translated from the coding sequence ATGGAATTTTTAATTTATTTTATTGTATTAGCCTTATTAGCAGAAATAATTGGAACGGTTGGTGGATTTGGTTCTTCCATGTTGTTTATTCCAATAGCTAGTTATTTTCTTGATTTTCATGTAGTTTTAGGCATAACGGCTATTTATCATGTTTCGAGTAATTTGTCAAAAATATATTTTTTCAAAGAAGGATTTGATAAAAAATTACTTTTAGAAGTAGGTATTCCCTCCGTTCTTTTTGTGTTGATTGGTGCCTTTTTAAGCAAATTTGTTTCTGGCAAAACCTTAGAATTTATTTTAGCCATTTTCCTCATTCTACTGAGTGTTTTGCTCTTAATTTTCAAAAATTTCATCATAAAACCTACAACATCAAATTCAGTTATTGGTGGAGCTTTATCTGGATTTATTGCTGGATTATTGGGGACGGGTGGTGCAATTCGCGGAATTGTATTAAGTTCATATAGTTTAAAACCTAATTTATTTATCGCTACCTCAGCAATGATCGATTTAGGAATTGATGTAAGCCGAAGTATCGTTTATACCTCAAATGGATTTTTACAAAAAAAATACATATATCTCATCCCAATTTTAATAGTTATCAGTATTGTTGGGACGTATATTGGAAAAAGAATTGTCAATTTACTAACTGAAAAGCAATTTAAAACGACTGTCCTCTTTTTAATTTTAGCGACCGGAATTTTTACATTAATTAAAAGTTTTAATTCTTAG
- a CDS encoding FAD:protein FMN transferase, whose protein sequence is MKYFSFLLLLLSVTVNAQVQRHRAVTLMGSRFDITIVANDSLSAENYIDEAIAEIERIENLISEWRPQTQISEVNRNAGIKPVKVDQEVLRLTQSALHFSTITQGAFDISIVAMDKIWKFDGTMTALPSEEAIQKSVEKVDYRNIEIDTINSTLFLKKTGMKIGFGSIGKGYAADQARKLLELKGVKAGIINASGDLTTWGKQVDHSYWTIGITNPFETEDFVKIVKLKRYAVTTSGNYEKFAEINGQRYSHIINPKTGYPSTGICSATVFGPSAEIANGYSTSIMVLGVEEGLKLLELNPEYCALIITDKGKIIYSKNFKKSKFTKN, encoded by the coding sequence ATGAAGTATTTCTCATTTCTTTTGTTGTTACTTTCTGTTACTGTAAATGCACAAGTACAACGACATCGCGCAGTGACTTTAATGGGAAGTCGTTTTGATATAACTATTGTTGCAAATGATTCATTAAGTGCTGAAAATTATATTGATGAAGCAATTGCTGAGATTGAACGAATTGAGAATTTAATTTCGGAATGGCGACCACAAACACAAATTTCAGAAGTGAATCGAAATGCTGGAATTAAACCAGTTAAAGTAGACCAAGAAGTGCTTCGATTGACTCAATCGGCTCTGCATTTTTCAACTATTACGCAAGGGGCTTTTGATATTAGCATTGTTGCTATGGATAAAATTTGGAAATTTGACGGAACAATGACAGCTTTGCCTTCTGAAGAAGCAATACAAAAGTCTGTTGAAAAAGTAGATTACAGAAACATAGAGATTGATACTATTAATTCAACTCTTTTTTTGAAAAAAACGGGTATGAAAATTGGTTTTGGTTCAATAGGGAAAGGGTATGCAGCAGATCAAGCCAGAAAATTACTTGAATTAAAAGGAGTTAAAGCCGGAATCATAAATGCTTCGGGCGATTTAACAACTTGGGGAAAACAAGTCGATCATTCGTATTGGACTATCGGAATTACGAATCCATTTGAAACAGAAGATTTTGTAAAAATCGTAAAATTAAAGCGCTATGCCGTTACTACTTCAGGGAATTATGAGAAATTTGCCGAAATAAACGGACAGCGTTATTCACATATTATCAATCCCAAAACAGGGTATCCTTCGACCGGTATTTGTAGTGCCACGGTTTTTGGTCCAAGTGCTGAAATAGCCAATGGGTACAGTACTTCTATTATGGTGTTGGGCGTGGAGGAAGGACTAAAATTACTAGAATTAAATCCTGAGTATTGTGCCTTAATTATAACGGATAAAGGAAAAATTATTTATTCTAAAAATTTTAAAAAAAGTAAATTTACTAAGAATTAA
- a CDS encoding PepSY domain-containing protein — protein MTLSIWRYAHFTLAVVSSLFLVLAAGTGIILATDAVGQKLPTYKVENFEELTLSDVIPVVKDSFLEISELQVTHNQFVIVKGLDENGDEIVAIVNPNTGKVIGKPEKESEFIQWVTSLHRSLFLHDTGRIFIGINAFLLLLIAISGFFLVVQRQHGIKRFFATIPNEGWNQFIHVFTGRWMLVPIFIIAISGTYLSLNRFKWFDEFKINHQELSFPKEAPEQQEIKSFKSFQSIKLSEVQKIEFPFTDDVEEFYKVKLTTKEILVNQFDGTILSEVTYPKTVLLEILSLDLHTGRSSAIWAVVLGIASISILIFIYTGFALSFKRMKNKIKNTFKAEESTIIILVGSENGSTLGFANAFFTQLIQSGKKVFLTEMNQLNHFPKAEQIVIFTATHGLGEAPSNASNFEKLIQKTTFNNKVQTCVVGFGSTNYPDFCGFAKKVEKLVKQQSWNETLVELHTINDKSVADFISWIKAYNAINQSEISTTPALYINQPKELQEFSVIAKTTILDDCQTYVLSLKPKKKLKFQSGDLLAIYPGNEGKERLYSIGKVDENIQLVIKLHEKGLGSGFMYDLNIGSVFKARIIENKTFHPPVNKELILIGNGTGIAPFLGLIHSNSKKIPIHLFIGYRKETALVSEFKAKARDYISFGYLSQFHLALSREGNSCYVTHLVAKEANTIATSLQNGGTVMICGSIAMQNDVLEELKKICEVRTKHNFDFYLKKGQILTDCY, from the coding sequence ATGACATTATCCATTTGGCGCTACGCACACTTTACATTGGCAGTAGTTTCTTCTCTATTTTTAGTATTGGCAGCTGGTACAGGAATAATTCTAGCCACCGATGCAGTAGGGCAGAAATTACCGACTTATAAAGTGGAAAATTTTGAAGAATTAACACTTTCTGATGTTATTCCTGTTGTAAAGGATTCATTTTTAGAAATTTCTGAATTACAAGTTACTCATAACCAATTTGTAATTGTGAAAGGTTTAGATGAAAATGGGGATGAAATTGTGGCTATTGTCAATCCAAACACTGGTAAAGTGATTGGGAAACCAGAAAAAGAAAGTGAATTTATTCAATGGGTCACGTCCCTGCATCGCTCCTTGTTTTTACATGATACCGGTCGAATTTTTATCGGGATAAACGCATTTTTATTACTATTAATTGCTATATCTGGTTTTTTCTTAGTGGTGCAACGTCAACATGGAATTAAACGGTTCTTTGCCACAATTCCTAATGAAGGTTGGAATCAATTTATTCATGTCTTTACAGGAAGATGGATGTTGGTTCCAATCTTTATCATTGCCATTTCTGGAACGTATTTGTCTTTAAATCGTTTTAAATGGTTCGATGAATTTAAAATCAATCACCAAGAATTAAGCTTTCCAAAAGAAGCACCCGAGCAACAAGAAATTAAAAGTTTTAAATCGTTTCAATCCATTAAACTTAGTGAGGTTCAAAAAATTGAGTTTCCATTTACAGACGATGTTGAAGAATTTTATAAAGTCAAATTAACTACTAAAGAAATTTTAGTAAATCAATTCGATGGAACAATTTTAAGTGAAGTTACTTATCCAAAAACGGTACTTTTAGAGATTTTAAGTTTAGATTTGCATACGGGTAGAAGTAGTGCCATTTGGGCTGTAGTTTTAGGAATTGCTTCCATCAGTATTTTGATTTTTATTTATACAGGTTTTGCTTTGTCATTCAAAAGAATGAAGAACAAAATTAAGAATACGTTTAAAGCGGAAGAAAGTACGATAATTATTCTTGTTGGTTCAGAAAATGGAAGTACACTCGGATTTGCCAATGCTTTTTTTACACAGTTAATTCAATCAGGTAAAAAAGTATTCTTGACCGAAATGAATCAATTGAACCATTTTCCAAAAGCGGAACAAATTGTAATTTTTACAGCTACCCACGGTTTAGGTGAAGCGCCTTCAAATGCTTCTAATTTTGAAAAATTAATTCAAAAAACGACTTTTAATAATAAAGTCCAAACGTGTGTTGTTGGATTTGGTTCTACCAATTATCCCGATTTTTGTGGATTTGCCAAAAAAGTGGAAAAGCTTGTAAAACAACAATCTTGGAATGAAACGTTAGTTGAATTACATACCATAAACGATAAATCAGTTGCTGATTTTATTTCTTGGATAAAAGCTTATAATGCAATAAATCAATCGGAAATAAGTACCACCCCAGCACTCTATATCAATCAACCTAAGGAATTACAAGAATTTAGTGTTATTGCTAAAACAACCATTTTAGATGATTGTCAAACATATGTTTTGAGTTTAAAACCGAAAAAGAAACTTAAGTTTCAATCGGGAGATTTATTAGCCATTTATCCAGGAAATGAAGGTAAAGAACGCTTGTATTCTATTGGGAAAGTTGATGAAAACATTCAACTAGTAATTAAGTTACACGAAAAGGGATTGGGGTCAGGATTTATGTATGATTTAAATATCGGTTCTGTTTTTAAAGCACGAATCATTGAAAATAAAACGTTTCATCCACCTGTAAATAAGGAACTGATATTAATTGGAAACGGAACAGGAATTGCCCCTTTTTTAGGTTTGATTCATTCTAATAGCAAAAAAATACCAATTCATTTATTTATTGGGTATAGAAAAGAAACCGCTTTAGTTTCGGAGTTTAAAGCTAAAGCAAGAGATTATATTTCTTTTGGTTATTTAAGTCAGTTTCATTTAGCCTTATCTCGTGAAGGAAATTCGTGTTACGTTACTCACTTAGTTGCAAAAGAAGCTAATACAATTGCAACTTCCCTACAAAATGGAGGAACTGTCATGATTTGTGGCTCAATTGCAATGCAAAATGATGTACTTGAGGAATTGAAGAAAATTTGTGAAGTGAGAACAAAACATAATTTTGATTTCTATTTAAAAAAGGGACAAATTTTAACCGATTGTTACTAA
- a CDS encoding DUF2271 domain-containing protein — MKKYIKYTVLVLVLGLFANQAIAQTSKYKCMLQMSNYVGEGAYIVVSLINPKGQYEKTLYVMGDDKKWYKDIKEWYKFYNKKKKVDAKTGASVAGGDRSVTVLEIDDSKLNAGYKIRFESAVENQKYHVTDVEIPLTTEGLAEKAEGKGYIRFVKLSKM; from the coding sequence ATGAAAAAATATATAAAATACACAGTACTAGTACTAGTTCTTGGTCTATTTGCAAACCAAGCCATAGCACAAACATCAAAATACAAATGCATGTTGCAAATGTCAAATTATGTGGGAGAAGGAGCTTATATAGTAGTATCATTAATCAATCCGAAAGGGCAATATGAAAAAACGTTGTATGTTATGGGTGATGATAAAAAATGGTACAAAGACATTAAAGAATGGTATAAATTCTACAATAAAAAGAAGAAAGTTGATGCTAAAACAGGTGCTTCAGTGGCAGGTGGTGATAGAAGTGTTACGGTTTTAGAAATTGATGATAGTAAACTAAATGCTGGTTATAAAATCCGATTTGAGTCGGCCGTGGAAAACCAAAAATACCACGTTACGGATGTTGAAATTCCTTTAACAACTGAAGGTTTAGCAGAAAAAGCGGAAGGGAAAGGATATATTCGATTTGTGAAATTAAGTAAAATGTAA
- a CDS encoding ankyrin repeat domain-containing protein, whose protein sequence is MKNITLVLSLVVTGLLSAQKGNTLLDQGFWKKNPDVASVKAEIEKGNNPAELNPSAFDPTVLAINNNASNEVIKFLLDQNDNDVNKITHDGRIYLHWAASKGNVELVEYLIQKGANINLEDSHDATPLVFAANGGQNNTALYDLFFKSGLDPKKKYKNNATLLMLAIANDKDLSLTNYLVTKGLSLKDVDAEGNTVFDYAARSGNVSNLRTLLSKGVKFTPISLINAAEASRRTANTIEVYQYLVDELKIKPTKLSKNGESVLHILAKKENQSDIVLYFISKGVNVNSADNDGNTALMNAASGRDISLIKLLLDLGAKVNTVNAKGESALTQAVKSSSVEVINELINKGASISIEDKENHNLAYHLVQNYRTPRGGNDDFLDKMNLLKAKGIAVQVPQQDGSTLYHIAVIKNDLNLIKKLEGFGIDINAKNAEGLTALQKAAMIAKDDSVLKYLLTLNADKTLKTEFDETAYDLAKANEVLTKNQINIDFLK, encoded by the coding sequence ATGAAAAATATAACTTTGGTACTTTCTTTAGTGGTTACAGGTTTGCTTTCTGCTCAAAAAGGGAATACTTTATTGGATCAAGGATTTTGGAAAAAAAATCCGGATGTGGCTTCAGTTAAAGCAGAAATTGAAAAGGGAAATAATCCTGCCGAGCTTAATCCTTCGGCTTTTGACCCAACAGTTTTGGCAATTAATAACAATGCTTCAAATGAGGTAATTAAATTTTTATTAGATCAAAATGATAATGATGTAAATAAGATTACGCATGATGGTCGTATCTATTTACACTGGGCTGCTAGTAAAGGAAATGTTGAATTGGTAGAGTATTTAATTCAAAAAGGAGCAAATATAAATTTAGAAGATTCTCATGATGCAACACCGCTTGTATTTGCTGCGAATGGAGGACAAAACAACACAGCACTATATGATTTATTTTTCAAATCGGGATTAGATCCGAAGAAAAAATATAAAAACAATGCAACTTTGTTAATGTTGGCTATTGCAAATGATAAAGATTTAAGTTTAACTAATTATTTGGTGACTAAAGGGCTTTCGTTAAAAGATGTTGATGCAGAGGGGAATACAGTTTTTGATTATGCTGCTCGATCAGGTAATGTTTCTAATTTACGTACATTACTTTCTAAAGGAGTAAAATTTACACCTATTTCTTTAATTAATGCTGCAGAAGCATCAAGAAGAACGGCTAATACTATTGAAGTATATCAATATTTGGTGGATGAATTAAAAATTAAACCAACAAAATTGTCAAAAAACGGAGAATCAGTTTTACATATATTAGCTAAAAAGGAAAATCAATCGGATATCGTTTTGTATTTTATTTCTAAAGGAGTGAATGTAAATAGTGCTGATAATGATGGAAATACAGCTTTGATGAATGCAGCATCTGGAAGAGATATTTCTTTAATTAAATTGTTACTTGATTTAGGAGCAAAAGTAAATACTGTAAATGCTAAAGGCGAATCGGCTTTGACTCAAGCGGTTAAATCGAGTTCAGTTGAGGTAATAAATGAATTAATAAATAAAGGAGCTTCTATTTCAATTGAAGATAAAGAAAATCATAATTTAGCGTATCATTTAGTTCAAAATTATCGAACTCCAAGAGGGGGTAATGATGATTTTCTTGATAAAATGAATTTGTTAAAAGCAAAAGGTATTGCAGTACAAGTTCCACAACAAGATGGTTCGACTTTGTATCATATTGCAGTTATTAAAAATGACTTAAATTTGATCAAAAAATTAGAAGGTTTTGGAATTGATATCAATGCTAAAAATGCAGAAGGATTAACGGCTTTACAAAAAGCGGCGATGATTGCCAAAGATGATAGTGTTTTAAAATACTTACTAACTTTAAATGCGGATAAAACATTAAAAACAGAATTCGATGAAACAGCTTATGATTTAGCCAAAGCGAATGAAGTTTTAACTAAAAATCAAATTAATATCGACTTTTTAAAATAA
- a CDS encoding VIT1/CCC1 transporter family protein — protein MITIDNYLDTHYIHRSNWLRAAVLGANDGIISISSLAIGVAAASSTREPIVLAAVAGLVAGALSMAAGEYVSVSSQTDTEKADIAREKQELIENPEGELQILAQIYERRGLKKETALQVAQELTAHDALGAHIRDELGLNEISQANPIQAALASGAAFTVGGLLPMLVTLFAPVKQMEYFLYGFTILSLIVLGGVSAKTGGASISKAILRVTIWGTLAMGLSAFVGYLFGVKV, from the coding sequence ATGATTACAATAGACAATTATTTAGATACGCATTACATACATAGAAGTAATTGGTTGCGTGCAGCAGTTTTAGGCGCAAATGATGGAATCATTTCAATATCAAGTTTAGCCATTGGAGTTGCAGCAGCAAGTTCAACAAGAGAACCAATTGTATTAGCTGCAGTTGCTGGTTTGGTTGCTGGTGCATTGTCTATGGCTGCAGGTGAATATGTATCGGTAAGTTCACAAACAGACACTGAGAAGGCTGATATTGCAAGAGAAAAACAAGAGTTAATTGAAAATCCAGAAGGCGAATTGCAAATTTTAGCCCAAATCTATGAACGAAGGGGATTAAAAAAAGAAACAGCGTTACAAGTCGCACAAGAATTAACAGCACACGATGCATTAGGCGCACATATTCGAGATGAACTCGGACTTAATGAAATTTCACAAGCCAATCCCATTCAGGCAGCTCTTGCTTCGGGAGCAGCATTTACTGTTGGAGGCTTATTACCAATGTTAGTTACTTTATTTGCTCCGGTTAAACAAATGGAATATTTTCTTTATGGTTTTACCATTTTATCATTAATTGTGTTAGGAGGTGTTTCAGCAAAAACTGGAGGGGCAAGTATTTCCAAAGCCATTTTAAGAGTTACAATTTGGGGCACTTTGGCTATGGGATTATCTGCCTTTGTGGGGTATTTATTTGGTGTAAAAGTGTAG